TGTCTTTAAAAATCGACATATTGTCGAAGATAAGCCAGAGATCACGGCGTTTGCAGCTCAGAAGCGACTTCGTTACAAAACAGAGGATCGAGAAAGACAGGGCCTATGTAGGCACTGTAATCGTGGAGGGCATTCATCTGATAACTGCTTCGTCGTCATAGGTTACCCGGAGTGGTGGGGCGATCGGCCTAAGGGAAGGTCAAACCAACAGATCAATCAAAGAGGCCGCGGCAGAGCATCATCAAACAATGGTGGCCAGTATCGAGGATCCACAACCTATGCTAATGCACCTCATGAGTCTGCTAATAGTGTCATCACAGAGAGGGACAGAGATGCAGTTACTGGCCTCACTGATGATCAATGGAGTGGGGTCATGAAACTAGTAAATGCTGGGAAGAGCGTCGCTCAAGACAACACAAAGCCATCTTCATCTGAGACATTAACAGGTATGACTTCTTGCTCCTCGTCTTGGATTTTGGATAGGGGAGCTTCGCACCATATGACTGGAAAATTGGATTTGTTGACTGATCTGCGAAGTATTGCACCGGTTTTGGTTATCTTGGCTGATGGTAATAAGAAAATAGCTGTTAAAGAAGGAACAATTTGTCTTGGGGGCCTGTGTTTAAAAAGGCGCTCGCCTTTTGCGCCAAGGCCCAAGGTGCACTCAGGTGACAGGCCCATCGCCATGGAACCCCGAGGCGAGCCTAGCTCCCCAAGGCGCTCGCCTAGGTGCGCTTTGGCCATAAGGCGGTGGCTTCAAAGGCGATGCAAAGGCGCGCCTTGGAGACCCTATGTTAACCGGCACTAAACCAGGTACGAAACCAAACCCTACTTTAACTAATTAACCAATCTTATAACAAAACGTCAAAAATACTCATCAAAACCCTAGCTCCCTCTTCAAAGTTAAAACCAAACGTCAAAAATTCTCACAAAACATAGATCTCACGGCGTTTTGCTTAAGGTTAGAGTATTATCTACTCTTCTCTAGTCTCATAGGTTCTTCTTCTTATTATTATGACTACTTGGGTTTCTTGGTTACAGTCTAGAATGCACTGCGATTGCTTATCTCTGTAATTTTGGTGCTTCTTTTCTTTTATACACTAAGTGATTGACGCTTACGTAATCGACGCTTACTAATATATTGTAGCTTGAGGACTCCTGTGATCAAGTTGATGTATAATCTTTGTTTGTAACTGAAACAAATCTAATATATATTGAAATTCATTTTTAACATGTATTTTATTGCTCTTTAGGGTATAGTTTGTGTTTGCATGTTCTTTACGTTATTGAATGCTTTATTTGCATGTTCATCATCATAGTAATTTAGTTTTTGTTATTTTCAAGTGGTCTTCAAGGCGAGCGCCTCGGTGCGCCATGGCGCAGGGCGCAAGGCACAGACCTCATTGCCATGGAGCGCCATGCGCCTTTTTAAACACAGCTTGGGGCAGTAGTTCTTAAGTCAGTTTTCTATGTCAAGGAACGATTTGATATCTGTTGGGCAAATGATGGATGAAAATCGTTGTGTTGTGCAAATTGCTGATCACTTTCTTGTCATTCAGGACCGTGCTACGAGGACAGTGATTGGAGTTGGTAAACGAGAGGCTGGAAGTTTCTATTTTCGTGGAGTGGAACATGTAGCTGCAGTGTCTGCACGTGACGAGGAGTCTTCTCTCTTGTGGCATAAGCGATTTGGACATGCTTCACCGAAATCTCTTAGTTCGCTTCCTGTAATTGGTGTTTCAACTTCTAGTGATTTTTCAGTTGATTCTTTTGAGACATGTATGCAAGCCAAACAAACTCGCGATTCTTTTCCTATCAGTCATAATAAAAGTTTGAAAATTTTCCAGCTTATACATTGCGATGTCTAGGGACAGTATCGAACGCCATCCCACACGGGTGCTCGATATGTTTTTACAATAGTTGATGATTTCTCAAGAGGTGTTTGGGTATATTTGATGGTCAAAAAAAGTGAAACACAGAAACATTTGCGAGATTTTTCGGCTCTTGTGGAACGCCAATATGAAACAAAAATCAAGATAGTTAGAAGAGATAATGAAACAAAATTCATGTGTATGAAGGAATTCTTTTCCCAGCAGGGAATTCACCATGAAAATTCTTGTGTTGGTACACCAAACCAAAATGGAAGAGTAGAAACTAGAACGAAAGCATCAGCATATCCTCAATGTTGCTCGTGCTTTGCGATTCCAATCATCACTACCGATTGAGTTTTGGGGTGAGTGTATCCTCACAGCCGGTTATCTTATTAACAGAACTCCCTCTGTCATCTTACACGGCCAAACACCATATGAGAGACTGTATGAAAAGCAACCTAACTATGATCATCTACGCGTGTTTGGTTCTTTGTGCTACGCTCATAATCAATATACAAAAGGAGACAAGTTTGAGTCACGAACACGGCACTGCGTCTTTGTTGGCTACCCACACGGTCAGAAAGGCTGGAGATTATATGATCTAGACACAAATGTTTTCTTGGTTTCTCGTGACGTTAAGTTTGTTGAAACAGAGTTTCCCTATCGTCAGTCAATGGTGGCTGAGTGCTCAGATACTACTGCTACACCGATAACGCTGTTAAAACACGTTTTACGTGTTGGTCGGCATGGATGGTGACGACATGGACGGTGAGCTGAAATTGTTGACGTTGGTTTTGTCAAAGATTGTGAGCTCACCAAACGCCTGCTTCATGCTTATAAAAGGAGAGCTGAGGGGAAGATGAAAGACATCCCAAAACAAGAAAACAGAGAGAGAACGAGAGAAGAGAAGATGAAGAAAAAAAAAACATTTTCTCACAAAAAATCTTCTTTAAGAAATTACGAGTAATTTCTTAGTGTATTTGGGATCGGGGTGTGAGTTGTGAGCTTGTAAAATTTCCCTGGTTGATAATAAAAGATCAGTAGCAGGTCCGGAGATGTAGGCAACATTGGCCGAACTCCGTTAACAAATTTGTGTGTGCTTCTTTCCCAGTTCCATAAATTCTGGTTTACCGCAAAAACTGACCGCGTATTTCCTAACAACTGGTATCAGAGACTGAGTTACGGTGATCGGTCAAATTTTTCAACAGCAGAAGAAGAAATCTCTCAAGACGAGAGTTGTGAAGCTGAAGAAAGTGATGATTCTGAAGTGGTCCCATATACACCAGTCACGGAGTTACGATGATCAAGCAGAATCATCAGAAAGCCAGTAAGATTCTCTCCATCGCTCAACTACATTCTGCTCACAGACAGAGGCGAGTCTGAATGTTATGATGAAGCTATGCAAGTTGATGAGTCGATCAAGTGGGAGCTTGCAATGAATGACGAGATGGACTCGTTGTTATCCAATCACACGTGGGAGTTAGCAGATTTTGCCTAAGGAGAAAAAGGCATTGCATAACAAGTGAGTTTACCGGATAAAAGAAGAATCTGATGGAAGTAAGCGCTATAAGGCGAGGCTTGTTGTGAAGGGATTCCAACAAAAAGAAGGCGTTGACTACACCGAAATCTTCTCTCCTGTAGTCAAGATGATGACCATCAGAACAGTTCTTGGGCTGGTAGCACAATAAGATCTGCATCTTCAACAGATGGATGTGAAGACAGCATTTCTTCATGGTGATTTGGATGAGGAAATGTATATGAAGAAACCCAAAGGCCTTGAGATCAAAGGGAAGGAAAGCCTTGTTTGCAAGCTGAAAAGGCGTTTGTACGGCTTAAAAGAAGCCTCAAGACAGTGGTATAAACGGTTCAACAGCTTTATTAAAGGCGTTGGTCTCTTGAGGTGTGAAGCTGACCACTGTTGTTACTTCAAGACGCTTGAAGAGTCCTACTTGACATTGCTCCTATATGTCGATGACATGCTGATAGTAGGAGCAGACTTGCACGAGATCAATAGCTTGAAGATGAAACTCTCAGAAGAGTTTGCGATGAAAGACCTTGGAGAAGCAAGACAGATTCTAGGGATGAGAATCAGTAGAAGCAAGGAAGATCTTAAGTTATCACAAGAGGAGTATGTGAAGAAAGTCCTCAAGAGGTTTAACATGGATGATGCGAAGCCAATCAGTACTCCCCTGGCAATTCATTTTCGATTATCCAGAGAGCAGTCTCCAAAGACGGAGGACGAGATGGCATATATGGATAAAGTTCCATATGCTTCTGCTATAGGNNNNNNNNNNNNNNNNNNNNNNNNNNNNNNNNNNNNNNNNNNNNNNNNNNNNNNNNNNNNNNNNNNNNNNNNNNNNNNNNNNNNNNNNNNNNNNNNNNNNNNNNNNNNNNNNNNNNNNNNNNNNNNNNNNNNNNNNNNNNNNNNNNNNTTGATGCTGACAATGGAGGTGACATTGACAGCACGAAAAGCACATCCGGGTATGTCTACACCTTTGGCGGTACTGCAATTTGTTGGGTTTCAAAGTTGCAGAAAATTGTATCTCTATCAAGCTGTGAAGCTGAGTATGTTGCGGTAACGGAGGCAACAAAAGAGATGATATGCCTAGCTTTTATAGAAGAGCTAGGCCATGACCAAGGGAAAAGTGTGTTATACTGTGATAGTAAAAGTGCCATCGATTTGGCAAAGAATCCGGTTTACCATGCTCGGACGAAGCACATACATCGTCGGTATCATTTCATCAGATCGGCATTGGAAGATGAAATGTTGGTGCTTGAGAAGATCCCAGGTATAGTAAAAGTGCCATCGATTTGGCAAAGAATCCGGTTTACCATGCTCGGACGAAGCACATACATCGTCGGGATCATTTTATCAGATCGGCGTTGGAAGATGAAATGTTGGTGCTTGAGAAGATCCCAGGAAGCAAGAATCCGGCAGACATGCTGACGAAGGTTGTACCATATGATAAGCTGAGATTGTGTGCAACCTCAGTTGGCTTGTTGGAGTAACAAGCTGGGAATACCTGCTACATTGATCAAGGTGTGAAGACAGATTGAAATCAGTCTTCAAGTGGGAGATTGTTAAAACACGTTTTACTTGTTGGTCGGCATGGACGGTGACGGCATGGACGGTGAAATGAAATTGTTGACTCACCACACACCTTCTTCATGCTTATAAAAGGAGAGCTGAGGTAGAGATGAAAGACATCCCAAAACAAGACAACAGATAGAGAACGAGAGAAGAGAAGATGAAGAAAAAAAAAAAAAAATTCTCACAAAAAATCTTCTTTAAGAAATTACGAGTGTATTTGGGATTGGGGTGTGAGTTGTGAGCTTGTAAAATTTCTCTGGTTGATAATAAAAGATCTGTAGCAGGTCCGGAGACGTAGGCAACATTGACCGAACTCCGTTAACAAATTTGTGTGTGTGTTTCTTTCCCACTTCCATAAATTCTGGTTTACCGCAAAAATTGACCGCATATTTCCTAACAAACGCCTCCTCCCGTTGTTACAGAAATTGATGAAGTCACAAATTTTCCTTCTGATCCCGTGGTACCAGCTCAAGCTACACCGTCGCCTTCTGTGCTGTCTTCACCGGATACAACTTCAACAAGCTCTACTGATCAGGTTCCTCCTTCACCTGCACCTGTTGCACAGCCGAATTCTGTATCAGATGAACCTCTTGGGCGGGGGAATCGTCAAAGAAAATCACCTGCTAGAATGAAAGAGTTTGTTACAAACACGGTCGTGACCACATCAGTTTAGTGTGACACAAGACACTCTACAATTTACCCTATTGGAGAATATGTTGATTGTCAAAAGTTCTCAGAAACACATAAGGCGTTCTTGGAGGCAATCACATCAATGGAGAAACCAAGCTCTTATAAGAGGGATATTCTTGATGAGATATGGCGAAAGGCT
This sequence is a window from Brassica oleracea var. oleracea cultivar TO1000 chromosome C1, BOL, whole genome shotgun sequence. Protein-coding genes within it:
- the LOC106306691 gene encoding uncharacterized protein LOC106306691 isoform X2, producing the protein MVHQFLYGLDDTHFHTIRSSLTYRVPLPSLKEVYYIVRQKEDVFKNRHIVEDKPEITAFAAQKRLRYKTEDRERQGLCRHCNRGGHSSDNCFVVIGYPEWWGDRPKGRSNQQINQRGRGRASSNNGGQYRGSTTYANAPHESANSVITERDRDAVTGLTDDQWSGVMKLVNAGKSVAQDNTKPSSSETLTGPCYEDSDWSW
- the LOC106306691 gene encoding uncharacterized protein LOC106306691 isoform X1, with product MVHQFLYGLDDTHFHTIRSSLTYRVPLPSLKEVYYIVRQKEDVFKNRHIVEDKPEITAFAAQKRLRYKTEDRERQGLCRHCNRGGHSSDNCFVVIGYPEWWGDRPKGRSNQQINQRGRGRASSNNGGQYRGSTTYANAPHESANSVITERDRDAVTGLTDDQWSGVMKLVNAGKSVAQDNTKPSSSETLTGMTSCSSSWILDRGASHHMTGKLDLLTDLRSIAPVLVILADGNKKIAVKEGTICLGGLCLKRRSPFAPRPKVHSGDRPIAMEPRGEPSSPRRSPRCALAIRRWLQRRCKGAPWRPYVNRH
- the LOC106306691 gene encoding uncharacterized protein LOC106306691 isoform X3; protein product: MVHQFLYGLDDTHFHTIRSSLTYRVPLPSLKEVYYIVRQKEDVFKNRHIVEDKPEITAFAAQKRLRYKTEDRERQGLCRHCNRGGHSSDNCFVVIGYPEWWGDRPKGRSNQQINQRGRGRASSNNGGQYRGSTTYANAPHESANSVITERDRDAVTGLTDDQWSGVMKLVNAGKSVAQDNTKPSSSETLTENSC